Within Sulfurovum xiamenensis, the genomic segment TTACTGTCAAATTCCGCCTGAAGTTTATCTACTTCTTCTTGTGTAGAGAGGCCTGCACTCTTAAACTTTTTGATACGCTTGATCTGTGCACTCAACTCAACAGAACGTTCTTCCAGGGCTTGCAGTGTTGCCTTGAGCTTCTGCAATCCGTAATAATGATGTACGATCTCAAGCGTGATACTTTTTTCAAACGCACTTTTTTCAAAAAGAGCTGCTTCATGTTCAAATCGCTTAGCATCAAGTAAGGCACTTTTTCTGCCACCGTCATAAATCTCAAAGTTCACCGTAGCAAATGCACTTGAAGTTTGTCCCGGGTTCACTATATTTGTTGGAGAGACATAGCTATGGCTTGCTCCGATATCCACAGTTGGCCAGTAAGCACTTTTGGCTGCCTCCATCTCTTCTTGTTTTGCTTTGATACGTATCTCTTTTGCTGTGATCAATCCGTTCTCTTTATTGGCATTTTCTACCAACGTTCTCAAACCATAACTTTGAGCAAATATACATAAAGGTAATAACAAACCTAAAAAAATTCTCATCTACTATCCTTCTTATTTAGATGGCAAGATCATGTCCAAAAACAGATCTATCTCTTTTTTGATATCACATGACTCTAAACGGGAGTCCACGACCAAACCTGTAGCAAACAAAGTTAAAGAACTGGAAGAAATAGGCATAGTCTTCTCAATTTCTCCTGAAGCTTTGCCCGCTTCTAAAATCAGATCGAGTATCATGGTAAATTTCTTTCTGCACTCTTCACTGAAAACCAGCATTGCTTCTGGTTCACTAGAGAGTGAAATAGCAAGAAATTCCTGATACACATTAAGATGCTTCCCTGCTATCTCATTTTCAAACAAGAAATAGAGGAAATGAAACAGTTTCTCTCTTGTAGTGATGGGTGTGTCCACTAATGCCAATAACTCTTTTTCATGATCGGAAATAAAAGTTGTAATGATTTCAAAAACAATATCTTCCTTGTTTTCAAAATACTCATAGATCGTTCCTTTTCCCACACCTGCTGTTTTTGCGATCTGTGATATGGTAAGTGAATTTATCCCCTGTTCCAAGAGTAATTCTCTACATGAAAGTGCTATATTCCTACGCTTTTCTTCCTTATTTACGATAATTGCCATAGTATTCCTTTATATGACTGACCGTCGGTCAATGAAAGAAGTATAGCATATTTTATTTATAATTACATTTTGGATCTCTTATATAGATCTACTGACCATTTTGTAATTTTTAAGCATTCTATTTTGAGTATACAGTTTAACCCACTATCTTCTTAAGCCTGTTTATCAATTCTATCAACGTTACCCAAAACACTCCCAGCCCTATGCCTGCAAGCACATCACTCAACCAATGTACATCCAGATAAACTCTAGAAAAAGCAATGATAATTGGCCAAACGATACAAGCCATCACTATGACTGATCGTAAACCCAGAGAAGAGACTCTTTGAGCAAGTATAAAATAAAGAGCCAATGCCATGGCAGTTGCCATTGTTGCATGCCCTGAGGGGAAAGAGTGGGTTGCTATCGAAAGTATATCTGAACTCGGTCTTACACGTTGCACGATCATTTTGATAAAAATATAGGCTATATTTGCACCTAATACAGCAAAGAAATAGAACAAAAGATCGTTATACCATCTCTTATAGACCAAAAAAAGCATCATCAATAGTGAAAAAACAAAAATACCTATCGCACCGTTGAAATGGGTCAGCGTAACCATAAACTTAGTCAATAATGGAGTTTGTATAGCATTGATATGGGTCTCTATCCATCGATCTATCACAAGGATATACTCTTTTTCTACCACATCTTCTGTAATTTTTGCAAACAGATAAAAACCTAGAATATTCATTATGATCACTGCTTTGTTTGTAAAAAAAAATGTGAATACTTTAGTTTTCATGACGAACCTTCATCAAAAAAAACAACAGTGTCATGACTAAAGTCCCCACCAAAGAGTATATCAATGCATTCTGCATATTCCAATGTTCCCATATGAGTCCTGCGATGTATGCACCTAATGCCCCAAAGAGTGCTACTCCTGCATAAAAAACGCCATAGACTGAGCCTTTATTGGTTGCACTCTGTGCTATAAACGCACGGTTTGCATTTAGTGAAGCCACGGTGAAAAGTCCCAGAAAAGCATAGGCGATCCAAGTAAAAAAAGGACTCTTAAGCATTAAAAATCCTTGAGAAGCTACACCACAAGCATAAGAGAATGCCAAGACACGTTTCACACCAAATCGATCAATGAGTATACCAAAAAGATAACTGCTCATTGTCTGTACTCCAGAAGAGACAACAAAGAGCAGAGGGATGACAGCTGTGGCAATGCCCACCGCTTTAGCTTGCATCGTAAAAAAAGAAGGACTAAAAACAAAAAGCAAAAATAAAAAATAAAAAAACAGTGCACCGATCGTTTTTTTGTCATTCTGTGTCAATGTAAACGATTGTTCGCGGTGGCTGATCGGCTTAGGGACATCACGTACAAAAAATGCTACGATCACAAGTCCTATGATACCGGGGAGAAAAGTAGCATAAAAGATATTACGCATGACCGTTTCACTCTGACCAAAGTACCAAAGCAGTACAAAGAGTAGTAGTGCACCGCTCAACTCTCCTGCGATATCCATCATCTTATGAAAACCAAAGGTTTTACCCGATGCACGTGCTGTACTATACTGAACGATCATCACATCTTTAGGCGCAGAACGCAGCCCTTTCCCCAATCTCTCAGCTACCTGTAAACCTGCTACTGTTTTATACCCTTGTGTCAATCCTATCAGAGGCTTGCTCAACGCAGAAAAAGCATATCCTGCCACGACCAAGGGTTTGACAATACCATATCTGTCGGAAATATAACCCGATACTAAACGAAGCGCATAAGAGGCAAAAGTAGATATCGCTACGATAATACCCAGTTTGTCCATCCCCTCCTCCAAGACCACTACAACAAAGATAGGTAAAATGGGCATAATCATCGCAGAAGCCATATCGGTAAAAAAACTTACCCAACCCAGCATAATGACATTTTTATTGATACGTTTCATAGTCTTGTTTATATCTCACGCGTATTCAGATCTGTCATGATCGTTTCCCTCGCTTTAGAATATTGGTCTGTGTATCCAGTAAAGCAGTCAGTAAAACATACTAAAGTTCCCTGACTCCTCTAGCTACATCTTCTTCCAGCTGTGCAAATGCTCTGTCCATAGCATCTACTATACTGCCAGCATCCATACTTGTTGGGAAAGTTGTACTAAATAATTTAAGTACCCTTTTGTCTGTTTTCATATCTCTTGCTTCCCAGCTTGCATCAAGATAAACCGTACCTTCTTGGGCAATAAAACGTGATACTTGCACGTTTATTTTGATGTCGGGCTGACCATCAACACCCCAAGGATATGGGTACACACCGGGTTGTTTGAACTTTTTTTGCAAAAAGGAGATCAGTCTGCTTGTCAATCCGGCATCCATATCTTCGGCCCATGCTGAGCCCCCTAAAAATATAACATGGTTTGATGATTTGGCAACAGCGATCTCTCTTTTAAAAAGATACTTGGGTACCTTCACTTTCTCAACCCCTATTATTTGAGACTTGTAAGGATAACTCTCTTTAGGTTGTGAAGCTGTTGAAAGGACATAATAGTTATTCAAGGCACAGCCACTTACTATCAATAGAGCCCACACTGTTAATAATAGTTTAATTTTGATCATTATTTATCTCCAAAAATAAGTGAATTTGGTTTACGGTTCATCAGTTTAAGGAACTCCTCCATCTCTTGAGATGTTTCTGTCACCTCTTTAAGTGTTTGAGAAATTTGATGTGTTAAGAGAGAATTACTGTCATACCCTTTGAGTACTTTTTTAGCTGTACGGAGTGTTGTTGTCAACTCTTTCATGGCTTTATTCATCTCATCTGGCATCGTTTTAAAGTTTTTTGCCTCTGTCATTGCATGGAGATTGTTCACAGTCTTTTGTAGGTCTGCTACTATTATCTGTAAAGGCTCTGCACTCTCATCAACCACTTTATTTAAAGAAGCAACCAGTTTTTCAACTCCATCGATTATGCCTCTTGTATCATTAGGGACAGAAGGAAGACGTACAAAATGCTCTCCATGTATAATACTTCTTTTCGTAGTGTTCGTATCAAAGACCAAGTCAACAAAAAGTGTACCTGTAAAAGGGTCTGCAGAAGATATTTTTGCACTTAAACCCTCTTCTAAAGCTTGATAGAATTTTTGTTGGCAACTTGTTACATCATCATGCTTTGAAGCAAATGAGGAGAGATCTATATCAACAAGGATCTGCCCCAGTATCTTATGTGACTGCATATTATAGGAAAGTCTAATATCTTTTACACGTCCTACTTCATACCCTTCATACTGTACCAATGCACCTTTTTTGAGTTTAGCGATGGAATCCTCAGTCAAAATTTCAAAGGTATTGATAAAATCTCCACCTTTTCCTATCACCTGTCCTTCTGCCAGATTAGCATTTTTGTAAAGACGGAAAACAAATTTTTCAGGTACCGTGTTAGAAGCATCTTCTCCCGTAGAAGAGAATTCGATACCTCCTTGTACTAAATGCGTCACAGGTGCTACATTAACATCAAGCCTACCGTGAGCCAGACTCATCTCGACAGCGCTCGTGACCCAGAACTTGGAACTTCTGTGCACATAAGGTACATAAAGTTTGTTGATGAACACTACAAACTCAACACCCTGTCCATCCAAAGAGATATTGACATGTTCTACCTGACCCGCTTCAATATTTTTAAAATAGACAGGTGTACCTGCTTTGACATTGTAGCTTGAGGGTGCACTAAGTTGAAAATACATACCATCTTCTGTATACCTATACGCCTGTGTCAAACCATGAAAAAAATTTTTGGTTTCTCCGCCTTTGGCAGAATACATATCGATATAGGTTCCGGATATCAATGTCTCCAGACCTGAAACACCGGATATACCTACTACAGGCTTAACGATCCAGAATTTTGCATGGGTATTAAGATACGGGGTAGCAGATTTTTCCATTCTTGCGATCACCGTCACACCTTCACCCTCTTCTTGCAATACGATCTTTTTTACTGTACCTATAGGTACATTTCTGTATTTAATTTGACTCTGTCCTGCATGCAATCCTGCATTTTCTGGAAAAACAATTTCTATTTCAGGTCCGAGTTCAGCAAAATACTGGTAGGCCAACCATCCAGCTATAATAAATGCGATAAATGGCACGATCCATATGGAGGTAATAAGGTTGAATTTACTTGATTCTTCTATTGTAGGTCGCTGTGTTGACATTTATTGATATCCCTTAATTAGACGTTCATTAAAAGCATGTGCTGCTAAAAGTGTAAAAAATACTGAGAGTGCAAAAGCAGTTGCTGCCATTCCCGCAATGATCTCGATGTTGGCAAGATGAATGAGTGCTGCAAGTATAGCAACCACAAAAACATCAATCATAGACCATGGACCTATGACCTCTGTCATATAATACAGTTTATGCTTATTGACTTTCTTATCTTTCCCTATAGGGTATTTTACACTAATCAACAAATAAATCAAAACAAGAAACTTGAGTACAGGTATCAGGATGGATGCAACAAAGATGATCATAGCGATAGGGTAGGAACCATGTTCCCATAGCATGACAACACCGCCCAAGAGTGTATTGCCCTCCTCACTACCAAACTGTTTCGTGATGAGCATAGGATAGATATTGGCAGGTATATAGGCGATCATAGCAGTGATAAGGTATGCCCAGGATCTTTCTGTACTAAAACGTTTGTGATGATAGATAGCAGAATCACAACGGCGACACCGGTTCTCTTTCCCCTTATCTATATTCACAGCCCCGCATATCGGGCATCTTATAAGTTTGTCTTCGTCTATCTCTATCACTTTGTATCCTCATCCCATACGATTCTTTTTCTCAACATCCATAGGTCAAAGAGATGC encodes:
- a CDS encoding TetR/AcrR family transcriptional regulator, encoding MAIIVNKEEKRRNIALSCRELLLEQGINSLTISQIAKTAGVGKGTIYEYFENKEDIVFEIITTFISDHEKELLALVDTPITTREKLFHFLYFLFENEIAGKHLNVYQEFLAISLSSEPEAMLVFSEECRKKFTMILDLILEAGKASGEIEKTMPISSSSLTLFATGLVVDSRLESCDIKKEIDLFLDMILPSK
- a CDS encoding phosphatase PAP2 family protein; translated protein: MKTKVFTFFFTNKAVIIMNILGFYLFAKITEDVVEKEYILVIDRWIETHINAIQTPLLTKFMVTLTHFNGAIGIFVFSLLMMLFLVYKRWYNDLLFYFFAVLGANIAYIFIKMIVQRVRPSSDILSIATHSFPSGHATMATAMALALYFILAQRVSSLGLRSVIVMACIVWPIIIAFSRVYLDVHWLSDVLAGIGLGVFWVTLIELINRLKKIVG
- a CDS encoding MFS transporter codes for the protein MKRINKNVIMLGWVSFFTDMASAMIMPILPIFVVVVLEEGMDKLGIIVAISTFASYALRLVSGYISDRYGIVKPLVVAGYAFSALSKPLIGLTQGYKTVAGLQVAERLGKGLRSAPKDVMIVQYSTARASGKTFGFHKMMDIAGELSGALLLFVLLWYFGQSETVMRNIFYATFLPGIIGLVIVAFFVRDVPKPISHREQSFTLTQNDKKTIGALFFYFLFLLFVFSPSFFTMQAKAVGIATAVIPLLFVVSSGVQTMSSYLFGILIDRFGVKRVLAFSYACGVASQGFLMLKSPFFTWIAYAFLGLFTVASLNANRAFIAQSATNKGSVYGVFYAGVALFGALGAYIAGLIWEHWNMQNALIYSLVGTLVMTLLFFLMKVRHEN
- a CDS encoding PqiC family protein — protein: MIKIKLLLTVWALLIVSGCALNNYYVLSTASQPKESYPYKSQIIGVEKVKVPKYLFKREIAVAKSSNHVIFLGGSAWAEDMDAGLTSRLISFLQKKFKQPGVYPYPWGVDGQPDIKINVQVSRFIAQEGTVYLDASWEARDMKTDKRVLKLFSTTFPTSMDAGSIVDAMDRAFAQLEEDVARGVREL
- a CDS encoding intermembrane transport protein PqiB — its product is MSTQRPTIEESSKFNLITSIWIVPFIAFIIAGWLAYQYFAELGPEIEIVFPENAGLHAGQSQIKYRNVPIGTVKKIVLQEEGEGVTVIARMEKSATPYLNTHAKFWIVKPVVGISGVSGLETLISGTYIDMYSAKGGETKNFFHGLTQAYRYTEDGMYFQLSAPSSYNVKAGTPVYFKNIEAGQVEHVNISLDGQGVEFVVFINKLYVPYVHRSSKFWVTSAVEMSLAHGRLDVNVAPVTHLVQGGIEFSSTGEDASNTVPEKFVFRLYKNANLAEGQVIGKGGDFINTFEILTEDSIAKLKKGALVQYEGYEVGRVKDIRLSYNMQSHKILGQILVDIDLSSFASKHDDVTSCQQKFYQALEEGLSAKISSADPFTGTLFVDLVFDTNTTKRSIIHGEHFVRLPSVPNDTRGIIDGVEKLVASLNKVVDESAEPLQIIVADLQKTVNNLHAMTEAKNFKTMPDEMNKAMKELTTTLRTAKKVLKGYDSNSLLTHQISQTLKEVTETSQEMEEFLKLMNRKPNSLIFGDK
- a CDS encoding paraquat-inducible protein A; protein product: MIEIDEDKLIRCPICGAVNIDKGKENRCRRCDSAIYHHKRFSTERSWAYLITAMIAYIPANIYPMLITKQFGSEEGNTLLGGVVMLWEHGSYPIAMIIFVASILIPVLKFLVLIYLLISVKYPIGKDKKVNKHKLYYMTEVIGPWSMIDVFVVAILAALIHLANIEIIAGMAATAFALSVFFTLLAAHAFNERLIKGYQ